The following proteins are encoded in a genomic region of Vicugna pacos chromosome 16, VicPac4, whole genome shotgun sequence:
- the TLCD2 gene encoding TLC domain-containing protein 2 isoform X1: MEPSGLLVTGASFAAFRGLHWGLQLLPTPGSAAQDRWKWRNICVSLVHSLLTGAGALLGWAVWISPQRKNGIRVCSDADGGSLVSSRLSLYPQMAADPIHGHPPWALALVAVSVGYFLADGADMLWNQTLGQAWELLCHHLVVVSCLSTAILSGHYVGFSVVSLLLELNSTCLHLRKLLLLSHQAPSLAFSVTSWSTLATLAVFRLVPLGWMSLWLIRQHRQVPLALVILGGTGLVTVGAMSITLGVRILVSDVLRSRPHPPIPGHKETRGTRTCCDGEPVTRVDSTLSLRD; encoded by the exons ATGGAGCCCTCCGGGCTCCTCGTGACCGGCGCCTCCTTCGCCGCCTTCCGGGGGCTGCACTGGGGGCTACAGTTGCTGCCCACGCCGGGATCTGCTGCCCAGGACCGTTGGAAGTGGCGGAACATCTGTGTCTCCCTGGTGCACAGCCTGCTGACGGGGGCCGGGGCGCTGCTCGG GTGGGCGGTGTGGATCAGTCCACAGCGGAAGAACGGAATCCGGGTCTGCTCAGACGCTGACGGTGGCTCCCTCGTCTCCTCCAGGCTGTCACTGTACCCTCAGATGGCCGCGGACCCAATTCATGGCCACCCACCCTGGGCCCTGGCGCTGGTGGCTGTATCTGTGG GTTATTTCCTGGCTGATGGAGCAGACATGCTGTGGAACCAGACATTGGGTCAGGCCTGGGAACTTCTCTGTCACCATTTGGTG GTAGTGAGCTGCCTCAGCACTGCCATTCTGTCTGGCCACTACGTGGGCTTCTCTGTGGTGTCTTTGCTCCTGGAGCTGAACTCCACCTGCCTGCACCTACGAAAGCTGCTGCTGCTTTCTCACCAGGCCCCATCCCTGGCCTTCAGCGTGACTAGCTGGTCCACTCTGGCTACCCTAGCTGTCTTCCGCCTGGTACCACTGGGGTGGATGAGTCTGTGGCTAATCCGGCAACACCGCCAGGTGCCTCTTGCTCTGGTCATCCTTGGTGGAACTGGACTGGTGACTGTGGGTGCCATGAGCATCACACTGGGTGTCCGCATCCTAGTCAGTGATGTCCTGCGATCTCggccccacccacccatccctgGACACAAGGAAACCAGAGGCACCAGGACATGTTGTGATGGTGAGCCTGTCACCAGGGTTGATTCCACTCTCAGCCTGAGAGACTGA
- the TLCD2 gene encoding TLC domain-containing protein 2 isoform X2, with product MEPSGLLVTGASFAAFRGLHWGLQLLPTPGSAAQDRWKWRNICVSLVHSLLTGAGALLGLSLYPQMAADPIHGHPPWALALVAVSVGYFLADGADMLWNQTLGQAWELLCHHLVVVSCLSTAILSGHYVGFSVVSLLLELNSTCLHLRKLLLLSHQAPSLAFSVTSWSTLATLAVFRLVPLGWMSLWLIRQHRQVPLALVILGGTGLVTVGAMSITLGVRILVSDVLRSRPHPPIPGHKETRGTRTCCDGEPVTRVDSTLSLRD from the exons ATGGAGCCCTCCGGGCTCCTCGTGACCGGCGCCTCCTTCGCCGCCTTCCGGGGGCTGCACTGGGGGCTACAGTTGCTGCCCACGCCGGGATCTGCTGCCCAGGACCGTTGGAAGTGGCGGAACATCTGTGTCTCCCTGGTGCACAGCCTGCTGACGGGGGCCGGGGCGCTGCTCGG GCTGTCACTGTACCCTCAGATGGCCGCGGACCCAATTCATGGCCACCCACCCTGGGCCCTGGCGCTGGTGGCTGTATCTGTGG GTTATTTCCTGGCTGATGGAGCAGACATGCTGTGGAACCAGACATTGGGTCAGGCCTGGGAACTTCTCTGTCACCATTTGGTG GTAGTGAGCTGCCTCAGCACTGCCATTCTGTCTGGCCACTACGTGGGCTTCTCTGTGGTGTCTTTGCTCCTGGAGCTGAACTCCACCTGCCTGCACCTACGAAAGCTGCTGCTGCTTTCTCACCAGGCCCCATCCCTGGCCTTCAGCGTGACTAGCTGGTCCACTCTGGCTACCCTAGCTGTCTTCCGCCTGGTACCACTGGGGTGGATGAGTCTGTGGCTAATCCGGCAACACCGCCAGGTGCCTCTTGCTCTGGTCATCCTTGGTGGAACTGGACTGGTGACTGTGGGTGCCATGAGCATCACACTGGGTGTCCGCATCCTAGTCAGTGATGTCCTGCGATCTCggccccacccacccatccctgGACACAAGGAAACCAGAGGCACCAGGACATGTTGTGATGGTGAGCCTGTCACCAGGGTTGATTCCACTCTCAGCCTGAGAGACTGA